Proteins from one Syngnathoides biaculeatus isolate LvHL_M chromosome 8, ASM1980259v1, whole genome shotgun sequence genomic window:
- the masp1 gene encoding mannan-binding lectin serine protease 1 isoform X2 — protein sequence MRALLACVCALLGAAEASRTAALTEPFGSFQSPDFPANYPDDTLRHWEIRVPHGFRVRLHFSHFDLEPSESCQYDYVKVEAGGGASPLGLFCGGESSDPEKTSPTRKSSQASELTTVRRTWTSALRAWMGGPPATTCATTMWAASTAPVAMVTCSTATIALAQWSAAAWCFPSARVPSAASTSRRRTPRVPSARTSSGRPRGSSCASTLTATLTWRTTRKSRARTTTSRSKRPPESLDRFAVANHPASSRRTPTPLPSCFTATTQEKTSEAVSQCSFPAPAFNGTVTPLRSAYSSGDRVRVSCWPGFALIKDGERADGDFELRCRQDGTWNAAVPVCQRVDCSGPAAAGGARVALGGHDNGTRLGPAAEASVCQERPRQLAPEHACGRPSRPLAVQVKRIVGGRGAEPGNFPWQVLLSVEDLSRVPSDHRFGSGALLSDVWILTAAHVLRSRRRDARVVPVAPEHVKVLAGAVDVRDKRASAGLAVSQVLIHPDFRPSDFDNDVALVKLTVRVELNNAIRPICLPPPPQGDGPSPPPHSLGAVAGWGVSLPDVTSDLLQFVWLPVVPQDECRASYAARAGAYNISDNMFCAGFYEGGRDTCLGDSGGAFVAQDPVSRQWTALGLVSWAGPEECGSRRVYGVYTRVNKYLKWIEQHLLLVT from the exons GGGCGCAGCGGAGGCCTCACGCACGGCGGCGCTAACGGAACCCTTCGGAAGCTTCCAGTCGCCCGACTTCCCGGCAAACTATCCCGACGACACGCTACGTCATTGGGAAATCCGGGTTCCCCACGGCTTCCGCGTGCGACTCCACTTCAGCCATTTTGACCTGGAACCATCCGAGTCGTGCCAGTACGACTACGTCAAG GTGGAGGCCGGGGGCGGGGCTTCCCCTCTGGGCCTTTTCTGCGGGGGCGAGTCTTCAGACCCGGAGAAG ACTTCTCCAACCAGGAAAAGTTCTCAGGCTTCCGAGCTCACTACAGTGCGGAGG ACGTGGACGAGTGCGCTGAGGGCGTGGATGGGCGGGCCGCCTGCGACCACCTGTGCCACAACTATGTGGGCGGCTTCTACTGCTCCTGTCGCCATGGTTACTTGCTCCACCGCGACAATCGCACTTGCGCAG TGGAGTGCAGCGGCCTGGTGTTTTCCGAGCGCACGGGTTCCGTCAGCAGCGTCAACTTCCCGTCGTCGTACCCCAAGAGTTCCGAGTGCTCGTACTTCATCCGGGCGGCCCCGGGGCTCAAGCTGCGCCTCCACTTTGACCGCAACTTTGACGTGGAGGACCACCCGGAAGTCACGTGCCCGTACGACTACGTCAAG ATCCAAACGGCCGCCGGAGAGTTTGGACCGTTTTGCGGTCGCCAATCACCCGGCGTCATCCAGACGGACGCCGACGCCGTTGCCATCTTGTTTCACAGCGACGACACAGGAGAAAACATCGG aGGCAGTAAGTCAGTGTTCGTTTCCAGCGCCCGCATTCAACGGCACGGTGACACCGCTGCGGTCGGCGTACTCGTCCGGAGACCGCGTCCGCGTCTCGTGCTGGCCGGGCTTTGCGCTTATCAAG gaTGGCGAGCGTGCGGATGGCGACTTTGAGCTTCGATGCCGGCAGGACGGCACCTGGAACGCCGCAGTCCCCGTCTGTCAAA GGGTGGATTGCAGCGgtccggcggcggcgggcggagCCCGAGTCGCGCTCGGTGGCCACGACAACGGAACCCGACTTGGCCCCGCTGCCGAAGCGTCCGTCTGCCAAGAGCGCCCCCGACAATTAGCCCCCGAACACG CGTGCGGCCGTCCGTCCCGTCCTCTGGCCGTCCAGGTGAAGCGCATCGTCGGCGGTCGCGGGGCCGAGCCCGGAAACTTCCCCTGGCAGGTTCTGCTGAGCGTGGAGGATTTGAGCCGCGTCCCTTCGGATCACCGCTTCGGTTCGGGTGCCCTGCTGTCGGACGTGTGGATCCTGACCGCCGCGCACGTCCTGCGGTCCCGCCGCCGCGACGCCCGCGTTGTCCCCGTGGCCCCCGAACACGTTAAG GTGTTGGCGGGTGCGGTGGACGTGCGGGACAAGCGGGCGTCGGCGGGCCTGGCCGTGTCGCAGGTGCTCATCCATCCCGACTTCCGGCCCAGCGACTTCGACAACGACGTCGCCCTGGTCAAGTTGACTGTCAGGGTGGAGCTCAACAACGCCATCCGTCCCATCTGCCTGCCGCCGCCACCGCAG GGGGACGGCCCCTCCCCACCGCCCCACTCTCTGGGCGCGGTCGCCGGATGGGGCGTGTCGCTCCCCGACGTGACCTCCGACCTGCTGCAGTTTGTCTGGCTGCCGGTGGTACCGCAGGACGAGTGCCGCGCCAGCTACGCGGCACGGGCGGGGGCCTATAACATTAGCGACAATATGTTCTGCGCCGGTTTCTACGAAGGCGGCCGCGACACCTGCCTGGGCGACAGCGGGGGCGCCTTTGTTGCCCAGGACCCCGTCAGCCGGCAGTGGACGGCGCTCGGCCTGGTGTCGTGGGCGGGGCCCGAGGAGTGCGGCAGTCGTAGGGTGTACGGCGTCTACACTCGTGTCAACAAATACCTTAAATGGATAGAGCAGCACCTCCTGCTGGTTACATGA
- the masp1 gene encoding mannan-binding lectin serine protease 1 isoform X1: protein MRALLACVCALLGAAEASRTAALTEPFGSFQSPDFPANYPDDTLRHWEIRVPHGFRVRLHFSHFDLEPSESCQYDYVKVEAGGGASPLGLFCGGESSDPEKVPGPAPFASHGNVLSVVFSSDFSNQEKFSGFRAHYSAEDVDECAEGVDGRAACDHLCHNYVGGFYCSCRHGYLLHRDNRTCAVECSGLVFSERTGSVSSVNFPSSYPKSSECSYFIRAAPGLKLRLHFDRNFDVEDHPEVTCPYDYVKIQTAAGEFGPFCGRQSPGVIQTDADAVAILFHSDDTGENIGWRITYTAEEAVSQCSFPAPAFNGTVTPLRSAYSSGDRVRVSCWPGFALIKDGERADGDFELRCRQDGTWNAAVPVCQRVDCSGPAAAGGARVALGGHDNGTRLGPAAEASVCQERPRQLAPEHACGRPSRPLAVQVKRIVGGRGAEPGNFPWQVLLSVEDLSRVPSDHRFGSGALLSDVWILTAAHVLRSRRRDARVVPVAPEHVKVLAGAVDVRDKRASAGLAVSQVLIHPDFRPSDFDNDVALVKLTVRVELNNAIRPICLPPPPQGDGPSPPPHSLGAVAGWGVSLPDVTSDLLQFVWLPVVPQDECRASYAARAGAYNISDNMFCAGFYEGGRDTCLGDSGGAFVAQDPVSRQWTALGLVSWAGPEECGSRRVYGVYTRVNKYLKWIEQHLLLVT, encoded by the exons GGGCGCAGCGGAGGCCTCACGCACGGCGGCGCTAACGGAACCCTTCGGAAGCTTCCAGTCGCCCGACTTCCCGGCAAACTATCCCGACGACACGCTACGTCATTGGGAAATCCGGGTTCCCCACGGCTTCCGCGTGCGACTCCACTTCAGCCATTTTGACCTGGAACCATCCGAGTCGTGCCAGTACGACTACGTCAAG GTGGAGGCCGGGGGCGGGGCTTCCCCTCTGGGCCTTTTCTGCGGGGGCGAGTCTTCAGACCCGGAGAAGGTTCCTGGCCCGGCACCGTTCGCTTCTCACGGAAATGTTCTGAGCGTGGTTTTCTCGTCAGACTTCTCCAACCAGGAAAAGTTCTCAGGCTTCCGAGCTCACTACAGTGCGGAGG ACGTGGACGAGTGCGCTGAGGGCGTGGATGGGCGGGCCGCCTGCGACCACCTGTGCCACAACTATGTGGGCGGCTTCTACTGCTCCTGTCGCCATGGTTACTTGCTCCACCGCGACAATCGCACTTGCGCAG TGGAGTGCAGCGGCCTGGTGTTTTCCGAGCGCACGGGTTCCGTCAGCAGCGTCAACTTCCCGTCGTCGTACCCCAAGAGTTCCGAGTGCTCGTACTTCATCCGGGCGGCCCCGGGGCTCAAGCTGCGCCTCCACTTTGACCGCAACTTTGACGTGGAGGACCACCCGGAAGTCACGTGCCCGTACGACTACGTCAAG ATCCAAACGGCCGCCGGAGAGTTTGGACCGTTTTGCGGTCGCCAATCACCCGGCGTCATCCAGACGGACGCCGACGCCGTTGCCATCTTGTTTCACAGCGACGACACAGGAGAAAACATCGGGTGGAGGATCACGTACACCGCAGAGG aGGCAGTAAGTCAGTGTTCGTTTCCAGCGCCCGCATTCAACGGCACGGTGACACCGCTGCGGTCGGCGTACTCGTCCGGAGACCGCGTCCGCGTCTCGTGCTGGCCGGGCTTTGCGCTTATCAAG gaTGGCGAGCGTGCGGATGGCGACTTTGAGCTTCGATGCCGGCAGGACGGCACCTGGAACGCCGCAGTCCCCGTCTGTCAAA GGGTGGATTGCAGCGgtccggcggcggcgggcggagCCCGAGTCGCGCTCGGTGGCCACGACAACGGAACCCGACTTGGCCCCGCTGCCGAAGCGTCCGTCTGCCAAGAGCGCCCCCGACAATTAGCCCCCGAACACG CGTGCGGCCGTCCGTCCCGTCCTCTGGCCGTCCAGGTGAAGCGCATCGTCGGCGGTCGCGGGGCCGAGCCCGGAAACTTCCCCTGGCAGGTTCTGCTGAGCGTGGAGGATTTGAGCCGCGTCCCTTCGGATCACCGCTTCGGTTCGGGTGCCCTGCTGTCGGACGTGTGGATCCTGACCGCCGCGCACGTCCTGCGGTCCCGCCGCCGCGACGCCCGCGTTGTCCCCGTGGCCCCCGAACACGTTAAG GTGTTGGCGGGTGCGGTGGACGTGCGGGACAAGCGGGCGTCGGCGGGCCTGGCCGTGTCGCAGGTGCTCATCCATCCCGACTTCCGGCCCAGCGACTTCGACAACGACGTCGCCCTGGTCAAGTTGACTGTCAGGGTGGAGCTCAACAACGCCATCCGTCCCATCTGCCTGCCGCCGCCACCGCAG GGGGACGGCCCCTCCCCACCGCCCCACTCTCTGGGCGCGGTCGCCGGATGGGGCGTGTCGCTCCCCGACGTGACCTCCGACCTGCTGCAGTTTGTCTGGCTGCCGGTGGTACCGCAGGACGAGTGCCGCGCCAGCTACGCGGCACGGGCGGGGGCCTATAACATTAGCGACAATATGTTCTGCGCCGGTTTCTACGAAGGCGGCCGCGACACCTGCCTGGGCGACAGCGGGGGCGCCTTTGTTGCCCAGGACCCCGTCAGCCGGCAGTGGACGGCGCTCGGCCTGGTGTCGTGGGCGGGGCCCGAGGAGTGCGGCAGTCGTAGGGTGTACGGCGTCTACACTCGTGTCAACAAATACCTTAAATGGATAGAGCAGCACCTCCTGCTGGTTACATGA